One window from the genome of Elaeis guineensis isolate ETL-2024a chromosome 5, EG11, whole genome shotgun sequence encodes:
- the LOC140857948 gene encoding Bowman-Birk type trypsin inhibitor-like, translated as MKRRRGSGKRSPSVSLAIIFMMAAYYFTTLSFAQPHLNSQLPTNNGYEGESSRKPWPCCNRCGGCTRSIPPECQCWDLTRACHPLCKECVRSPLSVEPPLYQCMDRIAGYCKIPCKSPPRSYLR; from the exons ATGAAACGTAGAAGAGGCAGCGGAAAGAGAAGCCCTTCGGTTTCTTTGGCGATTATCTTCATGATGGCTGCATACTACTTCACCACCCTCTCCTTCGCCCAACCCCATCTCAATTCCCAGCTTCCAACCAACAATG GTTATGAAGGTGAGAGCAGTAGAAAGCCATGGCCTTGCTGCAATAGGTGCGGTGGGTGCACCAGGTCCATCCCGCCGGAATGCCAGTGCTGGGATCTCACCAGGGCCTGCCATCCCCTGTGCAAAGAATGCGTTCGATCACCACTTAGCGTCGAGCCACCCCTCTACCAGTGCATGGACCGCATCGCCGGCTACTGCAAGATCCCATGCAAGTCGCCGCCGAGAAGCTATTTGCGATGA